The DNA region GGAGGTCGAGCTGAACGTTTCGTCACCCCCATCTCCCACCGCGGCCGTCATCGGCGGCGGCATCTCGGGTCTGAGCTCGGCCTTCCGGCTCGGACAGCTCGGCCATCGGGTCACGCTGTTCGAGAGCGAGGACTTCCTCGGCGGGCTCGGCACAACGTTCCCGTATCGCGACGGACACCTCGAGCGCTTCTACCACTGCATCCTCCCCGACGATGACGCGCTGGTGCGCCTGATCCGCGACGTCGGGATGGAGAGCGATCTCCTGTGGCGCGACACCTCCATGGGATTCATGGTGAAGCGTCGCGTCTATCCCATGAACACTCCGATGGACCTGCTGCGATTCGCCCCGCTGCCCATCCTCGATCGCATCCGGATGGGCTGGATGGGACTGCGGGCCCGGCAGATCGGCGTGCAGCCTGGCCTCGACGACATCCCGATCGAGAAGTGGATTCGCAGCCTGGCCGGCGACAAGGCGTTCGAGATCGTGTGGAAGCCGATGCTCGAGGCCAAGATGGGGGACAGCTATCCGGCCTTGCCGGCGCTGTGGCTGTCGAGCCGCATGAACCGCGAGAAGAGCAGCGCACAGGAGCGGAAAGGCTGCCTCAAGCGCGGATACAAGTCCTTGATCGACACGATCGAAACGCGGCTGCGCGAGCAGGGGGCGGACATCCGCTTCAAGACTCGCGTCGAATCCATCGAGCGCGAAGGCGAGCGCATGGCGGTTCGCCTCG from Candidatus Eisenbacteria bacterium includes:
- a CDS encoding FAD-dependent oxidoreductase — translated: EVELNVSSPPSPTAAVIGGGISGLSSAFRLGQLGHRVTLFESEDFLGGLGTTFPYRDGHLERFYHCILPDDDALVRLIRDVGMESDLLWRDTSMGFMVKRRVYPMNTPMDLLRFAPLPILDRIRMGWMGLRARQIGVQPGLDDIPIEKWIRSLAGDKAFEIVWKPMLEAKMGDSYPALPALWLSSRMNREKSSAQERKGCLKRGYKSLIDTIETRLREQGADIRFKTRVESIEREGERMAVRLAGGERLVFDRVVSTTPLMHFQAMTRGLCLDPALANLKLDYQGVVCAVFLLRKPLSSYYWMPLVDSGANAQGVVEMSNLVPLERSNGLYVTYLLNYTHRSSPLYNKPDEEILAGYRKDLADLFPDAGRTIVDEFLFRAPFVEPIWSVGYRKVCPPTSVIPGRLYLASTAQVYPRVNSWNSCCTVVESMIPQLQREAEELAARPR